From Candidatus Binataceae bacterium:
CAGCGGAACCGTCCAGAAGAGTCCTCGCGGATAGGGGTGAATTCCGGGGTCGAAGTCGTGAACCTGGGTAGTGAAATTTACGAAGTCATACTGACCTCGATAGAGGTCAAGTCAGACCAAGGCAAAGGCACCACTGTGGACCGCCCCGTCGAAACCGACATATGAACCGCTCATGAAGCGCATGTCGGTATCAAAGAGAAGCCGCTCAGTAGATCCATCGGCGTATGTCGCGGTCCCGGTCCCCTGAACGTCGGCCACGCCCACTTGGCCCTTGAAGTCACCTATCGAAGAGGGATCGATTCCAGGACCGAAGTTAGTGAAATGGAATCCCAGTCCGTTAAGCACAGTGAGGTTGCTCGTCGGCTTGGGCGGCGAATTTGATGGTCTTCGTGCGGCCAGGACCGAACCGGGAACCAGGCCGACGGCTGCGGTAGCGGCAATTGAACTCATGAACGCCCTTCGAGACAGAGCGTGTCGTGCGTGGCGGGTCACGAACTCCGCGCGGGTTGGGATGTTCCTTGGTATGTTCCAATGTTCCGAGTTGATGGATCGCATGGCCTGCCTCCCCAAAGGCTTCTACGTAAGTTGTCACTGGATTAGTCTTCTTTTCTAGTAAGATCAATAGTTCTAATGATCATTATTCATCTTGCTAATCTTATTGAGGATTTTTTGGACTGTTCAGTCCTTTTTATTAATGCAATGCGACTAAATTTATGGACTGCCCAGTCCTTTTTGTCGTGATATCTATAGTGGATTTATGGACTAATGAGTCCTTTTTTGGCAGTCTTTACTCGTCTATAAGAATGCACTCAACGCGCAAGCAATTCGTTTATGGGATCCCTACCGATGAAGGCGCTCAACCAGCAAACAATGAGCCCTGCACTGTCGCAGCGCTCGCACCGGTGATGCAGTTTGACGGTTCTCGCCGCGGGGTTGTTCTCACCGCGTCGGCGAAGCATCTGCGCTGATCCGTCGATGGGTTGGGGCCTCAAGGGGAGCGCCGGCCACTATCTTGGCCGATGCGCCGCTGTTCTCGGCCTTACTCTGTTTCCAGCAGGTTGTTTGTTTCGGGCGTTGGCCCAGAGACGTTCAAGAAGTTCGTGAGCTTCCTCTGGGAGCGGGTGCGGGTGCTCCGGCTGATGGCGCGGGTGACGGCTCAGGAAGCGACGCAGGCTTAAGATTCTTGAGCCTCGGATCGTCACTGGGGAAGCAACCGACCTCGCGATTAATCCGGTTTTGAATTTCCTTGAGAGAGTCTTCGCACCCCTCGAAGGTAGGGAACACCTTCAATTGCTCCCAGGTCGAGATTGACGAGCTGGAGTCCCCTTGGGGAAAGAAAGAGTTTGGGGCAGGCGAAAGAGCGTACCAGGCAAACGGCGGGTCGGCGGCCGGCCAGCAACCCGTCATGGTTACCAGCAAAACGGCGAGCGTCGAGCGGACAAACATGTCGCGCTTATTTATGTGGCGATCGGCTTGCACGTCGGTCAGTCGGATGAGCTCCTATGTTCCGACCAGAGGCTTGTGCGTGAAGAACCACAAATTTTTCAGCCGTGGGTCGTTGCTCCGAATGCACTGGACGGGGCGCTGAACCTTGGTCTGCACTTTCGGCAGTGCGCTTTCGCAGGCGTCGATGTTGGGAAACCGTCCTACCATGACCCATTCCGAGACCGGCGAGCTGAGGCTGCCATTCGGAAATGCAGGGGTTGGGCTCGGCGAGAGCGCATAAACCACGGGCATGGTGGAGGTGCAAGCAGGCACACCCACCAATAACGCGAGCAGCGCCGATACACCTAACGTATGCCCTAGTGCCACGACGCCGGGATTCCGCATTCCTCCACTCGCTGGAGTACGGCTCGTGCAAGAGCATTGCAGCAGTCTCTATTCCCGAAGTAGTGTCCGCTTTGGTCCCCACACTCGGTTTGAATTGTCGCGTATCGTCTGTGGTGGTTACAGCTCCGGTCGCAACCGAGGTCGTGAATGTCCCCGGCGCGAATCGCAGCAATCACGCCTTCTTTGAACCCCCAAAAGCTCGCGCCCACGTTGGCCATTAGTTCAACCTAGGCGGATACGGTGGCCAAAGCCAATCCGCCGCAACAGTTGGGTGGCTGAATTTGCATGCTGCCCATTTGGCCTGGCCCACTCCTGAACACGCCCCTTTGGGGTGACGGCGTTAGCAAGCAGCTGAAAATGACAGCCCAAGCTAGCCGCGAAGCGGGCAGAACGGACGATTACCGAAATGAACTTTATTCGCCAGCGCGGGCGGTCACCGCTCCACCGAACGGCGCAAGCTGGGAATTTCCTTACAGAGCGTTGCCGCCCCGTTCGCCTGTCCGGATGCGGACCACGTCTTCCACCTGCATGACGAAGATCTTTCCGTCACCGATCCTGCCAGTCCGCGCGGCGCGCTCAATGGTTTCGACCACCTGGCCGGCCAATTCGTCGGCCACGATAATTTCGAGTTTCACCTTCGGCAGAAAATCGACCACGTACTCGGCACCCCGATAAAGCTCCGTATGGCCCTTCTGACGCCCGAATCCCTTAACTTCGCTAACCGTAAGGCCTTGCACACCAATGCTCGAGAGCGCTTCTTTGACCTCATCGAGTTTGAACGGTTTGATGATTGCCACGACGTTTCTCATAGCGTCCTCTTCGACTCGTCACGCAGGTGGAAAGAGCGCTCCACGCAACGCAATCCGCTCGACCTGCCTAACCTTGTCCCCAGTGCGGCCCGCTGCGCAAGTCCCCCTGTTGATGACCGCCATCTGCGCGACTTCTAGCATGGTTGGGTCTCCGGTTTACGCAAGCCAAGTGCCAGTGTTTGAGTCTCGGACAGCCCCTAGCAGCCAGTTGGTTCACAATTGTCTTGCCCGCATCGCGGGCGAACGACCAAGGAACAGGCACCGCACAATCACTAATCGTTCTGCTGCATCGCGCCCTCTTCGCGCTTGCGCTCGCCAAATCTGGGCTCCGCGCCCCTCAGCAGGCGTTGAATGTTTTCCGCATGGCGCACAAGTACTAGCGCGCTGATCGTAAGCGCCAGCACCAGGTAGGGCCGCGGTCCTCCGACTGCCGCCACCGCGATGGGGATAACCAGCGCCGCGACAATCGAAGCCAGTGACATAATCCGAAAGCTCGCTAGCACGACTGCAAAGGCGGCGATTGCAAATAGCAATGCGAAGGGCGAGAGCATCGCCCATACTCCAAGCGCGCCCGACACACCTTTGCCCCCACGTAAACGCAGGAAGAGCGAAAAGATCGATCCCACAAAAGCGGCCAGCGCGATCCACGCAAGTTCGGGCGGCAAAAACCCAAGCGCGCGGGCTGCGGCCACGGGCACCGCACTTTTGAGAACGTCGCCGGCGA
This genomic window contains:
- a CDS encoding P-II family nitrogen regulator — protein: MRNVVAIIKPFKLDEVKEALSSIGVQGLTVSEVKGFGRQKGHTELYRGAEYVVDFLPKVKLEIIVADELAGQVVETIERAARTGRIGDGKIFVMQVEDVVRIRTGERGGNAL
- the plsY gene encoding glycerol-3-phosphate 1-O-acyltransferase PlsY, yielding MLSFALMMIAAYLIGSIPFGVVVGRLRGFDPRTVGSGNIGMTNVARAGGSSAAVLTFAGDVLKSAVPVAAARALGFLPPELAWIALAAFVGSIFSLFLRLRGGKGVSGALGVWAMLSPFALLFAIAAFAVVLASFRIMSLASIVAALVIPIAVAAVGGPRPYLVLALTISALVLVRHAENIQRLLRGAEPRFGERKREEGAMQQND